A single Desulfobaculum xiamenense DNA region contains:
- the aspA gene encoding aspartate ammonia-lyase: protein MKTRIEHDFLGEKEIPANIYYGVQTLRAVENFNITGCSINSCPEMIEALAYVKKAAAQANMELGVIPAEVAKGICAACDEIIAGNLHEQFPVDCIQGGAGTSTNMNANEVIANRALELMGHEKGEYQYCHPNNHVNCSQSTNDAYPTAFRLALYNKLTTLMDAMGYLQKGFAAKGAEFADVLKMGRTQLQDAVPMTLGQEFAAYATTLGEDIIRVREARQLITEINLGATAIGTGINAPADYSRIATTALRNMTGIDFTTSANLVEATWDTGAYVQISGVLKRVAVKLSKICNDLRLLSSGPRTGFNEINLPKMQPGSSIMPGKVNPVIPEVVNQVAYDVIGKDVTVTLAAENGQLELNVMEPVIANALFQGVDMLRRACLVLQDRCVSGITANREHCRALVENSIGIVTALNPIIGYEKSASIAKEALETGGSVYELVLKHNVLSKEKLDEILSPENMMHPRFIRN from the coding sequence ATGAAGACCCGTATCGAACACGACTTTCTCGGCGAAAAGGAAATTCCCGCAAACATCTACTACGGCGTGCAGACCCTTCGCGCCGTGGAGAACTTCAACATCACCGGCTGCTCCATCAATTCCTGCCCGGAGATGATCGAGGCGCTGGCCTACGTAAAGAAGGCCGCCGCGCAGGCCAACATGGAGCTTGGCGTCATCCCCGCCGAGGTCGCCAAGGGCATCTGCGCCGCGTGCGACGAGATCATCGCCGGCAACCTGCACGAGCAGTTCCCCGTGGATTGCATTCAGGGCGGCGCTGGCACCTCCACCAACATGAACGCCAACGAGGTCATCGCCAACCGCGCGCTGGAGCTGATGGGCCACGAGAAGGGCGAGTACCAGTACTGCCATCCCAATAACCACGTGAACTGCTCCCAGTCCACTAACGACGCCTACCCCACGGCCTTCAGGCTGGCGCTTTACAACAAGCTGACCACCCTGATGGACGCCATGGGCTACCTCCAGAAGGGCTTTGCCGCCAAGGGCGCGGAGTTCGCGGACGTGCTCAAGATGGGCCGCACCCAGCTGCAGGACGCCGTGCCCATGACCCTTGGTCAGGAGTTCGCCGCCTACGCCACCACCCTCGGCGAGGACATCATTCGCGTGCGTGAGGCCCGCCAGCTCATCACCGAGATCAACCTCGGCGCGACGGCCATCGGCACCGGCATCAATGCCCCGGCCGACTACTCCCGCATCGCCACCACCGCTCTGCGCAATATGACCGGCATCGACTTCACCACCTCCGCCAACCTTGTGGAAGCGACGTGGGATACCGGCGCGTACGTCCAGATTTCCGGCGTGCTCAAGCGCGTGGCCGTGAAGCTTTCCAAGATCTGCAACGACCTGCGTCTGTTGTCCTCCGGCCCGCGTACCGGCTTCAACGAGATCAATCTGCCCAAGATGCAGCCTGGCTCCTCCATCATGCCCGGCAAGGTCAACCCGGTCATCCCCGAGGTGGTCAATCAGGTCGCCTACGACGTCATCGGCAAGGACGTGACCGTGACCCTCGCCGCCGAGAACGGCCAGCTGGAACTGAACGTGATGGAGCCCGTCATCGCCAATGCGCTGTTCCAGGGCGTGGACATGCTGCGTCGCGCATGCCTCGTGCTGCAGGATCGCTGCGTGAGCGGTATCACCGCCAACCGTGAACACTGCCGCGCTCTGGTGGAGAACAGCATCGGCATCGTCACCGCCCTGAACCCCATCATCGGCTACGAGAAGTCCGCGAGCATCGCCAAGGAAGCGCTGGAAACCGGCGGCTCCGTCTACGAGCTCGTGCTCAAGCACAACGTGCTGAGCAAGGAGAAGCTCGACGAGATTCTCTCCCCCGAGAACATGATGCACCCCCGCTTCATCAGGAATTAG
- a CDS encoding anaerobic C4-dicarboxylate transporter family protein has translation MFWIQLAIVLGAIFIGARLGGVGLGVMGGLGLAILSFFFGVQPTAPPINVMLMIAAVVTAAGALQAAGGLDYLVDLAARILRRNPNQITFLGPMVTYVFTFFAGTGHVAYSVLPVIAEVARSTKVRPERPLSIAVIASQQAITASPISAATVALLGLTASAGIQLSDIMMVCVPSTFIACMLGAFIVNHMGKDLMKDPEYLRRLGDPKLREAIERANSGENVETRKVPSYAKISVGLFLLGTMTIVLFGSCPELRPAWNVGGEIERMSMASAIEIIMLTVAALILLISRVDVKTLTQGSVFGAGVQAVIAIFGIAWLGDSFFSGNMEFLSGNIQEMVTAAPWTFAIALFALSILLFSQAATVRALMPLGIALGIPAPALIAMFPAVNGYFFIPNYPTVVAAINFDSTGTTHIGKYVLNHSFMLPGLVATVGSIAIGFMLAGVMF, from the coding sequence GTGTTCTGGATACAGCTCGCAATCGTACTGGGCGCCATCTTCATCGGCGCAAGGCTCGGCGGAGTGGGACTCGGCGTCATGGGCGGCCTGGGACTGGCCATCCTGAGCTTCTTCTTCGGCGTGCAGCCCACCGCACCGCCCATCAACGTCATGCTCATGATCGCGGCCGTGGTCACCGCCGCTGGCGCGTTGCAGGCCGCAGGCGGCCTCGACTACCTCGTGGACCTCGCGGCGCGCATCCTGCGTCGCAATCCGAACCAGATCACCTTCCTCGGCCCCATGGTGACCTACGTGTTCACGTTCTTCGCGGGCACCGGGCACGTCGCCTACTCCGTGCTACCGGTCATCGCCGAGGTGGCGCGCAGCACCAAGGTCCGGCCGGAGCGGCCCCTGTCCATCGCGGTTATCGCGTCGCAGCAGGCCATCACCGCCAGCCCCATCTCCGCCGCCACGGTGGCCCTGCTGGGCCTCACCGCCAGCGCCGGAATCCAGCTTTCGGACATCATGATGGTCTGCGTGCCGTCCACCTTCATCGCCTGCATGCTTGGCGCGTTCATCGTCAACCACATGGGCAAGGACCTGATGAAGGACCCCGAATACCTGCGCAGGCTCGGCGATCCCAAGCTGCGTGAGGCCATCGAGCGGGCCAACTCCGGCGAGAACGTCGAGACGCGCAAGGTTCCGAGCTACGCCAAGATTTCCGTGGGCCTCTTCCTGCTCGGCACCATGACCATCGTGCTCTTCGGCTCCTGCCCCGAGCTGCGTCCCGCGTGGAACGTGGGCGGCGAGATCGAGCGTATGAGCATGGCCAGCGCCATCGAGATCATCATGCTGACCGTGGCCGCGCTCATCCTGCTCATCAGCCGCGTGGACGTGAAGACCCTCACGCAGGGCAGCGTGTTCGGTGCGGGCGTGCAGGCTGTCATCGCCATCTTCGGCATTGCGTGGCTGGGCGACAGCTTCTTCAGCGGCAACATGGAGTTCCTGAGCGGCAACATTCAGGAGATGGTCACCGCCGCCCCGTGGACCTTCGCCATCGCGCTGTTCGCCCTGTCCATCCTGCTCTTTTCGCAGGCGGCCACGGTGCGCGCGCTCATGCCGCTCGGCATCGCGCTCGGCATCCCCGCCCCGGCGCTCATCGCCATGTTCCCCGCGGTGAACGGATACTTCTTCATCCCCAACTATCCCACCGTGGTCGCGGCCATCAACTTCGACAGCACGGGGACGACCCATATCGGCAAGTACGTGCTGAACCACAGCTTCATGCTGCCCGGCCTCGTGGCCACCGTCGGCTCCATCGCCATTGGCTTCATGCTTGCCGGAGTCATGTTCTAA
- a CDS encoding succinate dehydrogenase/fumarate reductase cytochrome b subunit, whose protein sequence is MQTELSMPASIRGNTSAYMDWVQMLTGAALIVFMWCHMLLVASVNLGTGVFDALAAFLEYTYMAQIGGPMIGVVFLVHFALAIRKIPVTSVQQKGMWNQARMLRHKDTWLWVVQAVTAMIILVMAGVHLWAILTNLPITTAKSAQRIQEGGWFWFYLVLLPMAELHVGIGFYRIGVKWGFVGRRGRKRFQMLEYAITGAFLAIGLVTLFTFATVSL, encoded by the coding sequence ATGCAGACCGAACTTTCCATGCCCGCGTCGATCCGGGGCAACACCTCCGCCTACATGGACTGGGTGCAGATGCTCACCGGAGCGGCCCTCATTGTCTTCATGTGGTGCCACATGCTGCTGGTAGCCAGCGTGAACCTCGGCACCGGCGTCTTCGACGCGCTGGCGGCGTTTCTCGAATACACCTACATGGCCCAGATCGGCGGCCCGATGATCGGCGTGGTCTTCCTCGTCCACTTCGCGCTGGCCATCCGCAAGATTCCCGTCACGAGCGTGCAGCAGAAGGGCATGTGGAATCAGGCCCGCATGCTTCGCCACAAGGACACCTGGCTGTGGGTGGTGCAGGCCGTGACCGCCATGATCATCCTCGTCATGGCCGGAGTGCACCTGTGGGCCATTCTCACCAACCTGCCCATCACCACCGCCAAGAGCGCCCAGCGCATTCAGGAGGGCGGATGGTTCTGGTTCTACCTCGTGCTCCTGCCCATGGCCGAACTGCATGTGGGCATCGGCTTCTACCGCATCGGCGTGAAGTGGGGATTCGTGGGCCGTCGTGGCCGCAAGCGCTTCCAGATGCTCGAATACGCGATCACCGGCGCGTTCCTCGCCATCGGTCTCGTCACGCTGTTCACCTTCGCGACGGTCAGCCTCTAG
- a CDS encoding fumarate reductase flavoprotein subunit, translating into MYDIIHTDVLCIGAGLAGERVAIEAAEAGFRAICLSIVPARRSHSAAAQGGMQAALGNCAMGEGDCPDVHFADTVKGSDWGCDQEVARLFCETAPIVMRELAYWGVPWNRIVAGKDDYFQGGKKFSKTEKRENAGLITARNFGGTAKWRTCYTSDGTGHAVLFTMDNRAMHKGVEVHDRTEAIALIHDGERCKGAIVRCLRTGKLLVYLAKATVIAAGGFGRIYRESTNAVICEGGGQSIALDTGLVPLGNMEAVQFHPTGVVPSNILVTEGCRGDGGTLLDRNMERFMPAYEPAKAELASRDVVSRRMTEHMRKGLGVPSDYGDHLWLDIRHLGEHHISTKLREVQEICNNFLGVDPITQPIPVRPTQHYSMGGIRTDKDGAAYGLSGLFAAGEAACWDMHGFNRLGGNSLSETVVAGKIVGGKVVEFLRGGNADYAFSMAEAEGFLATQQARIDQLVKGGGRENIYELRRMMQDTMMEGVGIFRNEEGLSNAVKKLQEIHARTANIGLRSDGIGANDELRLALNLPGMVRLALCVAYGALERRESRGSHAREDYPARNDRDWLVRTLATWKSDSALPTLDYEAASRVFEIPPGDRGYGGGKIISADDKETQHA; encoded by the coding sequence ATGTACGACATCATCCATACAGACGTCCTGTGCATCGGTGCCGGTCTGGCCGGCGAGCGCGTGGCCATCGAGGCCGCCGAGGCCGGATTCCGCGCCATCTGCCTGAGCATCGTCCCCGCGCGTCGCTCCCACTCCGCGGCGGCGCAGGGCGGCATGCAGGCCGCCCTCGGCAACTGCGCCATGGGCGAGGGCGACTGCCCGGACGTCCATTTCGCCGACACCGTCAAGGGCTCCGACTGGGGCTGCGATCAGGAGGTCGCCCGCCTGTTCTGCGAAACCGCGCCCATCGTCATGCGCGAGCTGGCCTACTGGGGCGTGCCGTGGAACCGCATCGTCGCGGGCAAGGACGACTACTTCCAGGGTGGCAAGAAATTCTCCAAGACCGAGAAGCGCGAGAATGCGGGCCTCATCACCGCCCGCAACTTCGGCGGCACCGCCAAGTGGCGCACCTGCTATACCTCCGACGGCACCGGCCACGCCGTGCTGTTCACCATGGACAACCGCGCCATGCACAAGGGCGTGGAGGTTCATGACCGCACCGAGGCCATCGCGCTGATTCACGACGGCGAGCGCTGCAAGGGCGCCATCGTGCGCTGCCTGCGCACCGGAAAGCTGCTCGTGTACCTCGCCAAGGCCACGGTCATCGCCGCTGGCGGCTTCGGGCGCATCTACCGCGAGTCCACCAATGCGGTCATCTGCGAGGGCGGCGGCCAGTCCATCGCTCTGGACACCGGTCTGGTGCCGCTCGGCAACATGGAGGCCGTGCAGTTCCACCCCACGGGCGTCGTGCCCTCCAACATCCTCGTGACCGAGGGCTGTCGCGGCGACGGCGGAACCCTGCTGGACCGCAACATGGAACGCTTCATGCCCGCCTATGAGCCTGCCAAGGCCGAGTTGGCCTCGCGAGACGTGGTCTCGCGTCGCATGACCGAGCACATGCGCAAGGGCCTTGGCGTGCCGAGCGACTACGGCGACCACCTCTGGCTCGACATCCGGCACCTCGGCGAGCACCACATCTCCACCAAGCTCCGCGAGGTGCAGGAGATCTGCAACAATTTCCTGGGCGTTGACCCCATCACCCAGCCCATCCCCGTGCGCCCGACCCAGCACTACTCCATGGGCGGCATCCGTACCGACAAGGACGGCGCGGCCTACGGCCTGTCCGGCCTGTTCGCCGCTGGCGAGGCCGCCTGCTGGGACATGCACGGCTTCAACCGCCTCGGCGGCAACTCGCTGTCCGAGACGGTGGTCGCGGGCAAGATCGTCGGCGGCAAGGTCGTCGAGTTCCTGCGCGGCGGCAACGCGGACTATGCCTTCAGCATGGCCGAGGCCGAGGGCTTCCTCGCCACCCAGCAGGCCCGCATCGATCAGCTGGTGAAGGGCGGCGGTAGGGAGAACATCTACGAACTGCGCCGCATGATGCAGGACACCATGATGGAGGGCGTGGGCATCTTCCGTAACGAGGAGGGCCTGTCCAACGCCGTGAAGAAGCTGCAGGAGATTCACGCCCGCACTGCGAATATCGGCCTGCGCTCCGACGGCATCGGCGCCAACGACGAGCTGCGGTTGGCCCTGAACCTGCCCGGCATGGTGCGTCTGGCCCTGTGCGTGGCCTACGGCGCGCTGGAACGCCGCGAGAGCCGCGGTTCCCACGCCCGCGAGGACTACCCTGCCCGCAACGACCGCGACTGGCTGGTGCGTACCCTCGCCACATGGAAGTCCGATTCGG